The following coding sequences are from one Rhizobiaceae bacterium window:
- a CDS encoding caspase family protein, with product MSGLLRTFAAVATLLAVLSLPALADRRIALVVGNSDYQHIAKLANPRNDAEDLSKQLAGLGFEVMGGTDLDRRSLVEQLIKFGRAAGTADVALFFYAGHGIQVNGQNYLVPVDAMVEYEAEADISLVSLSGVLQQMERGSETNLIFLDACRNNPFADQLARSENRSAQSISKGLGRVQSGSGTFIAFATQPDAVASDGAGRNSPFTGALLKHISAPGQSISDLMIEVRNDVMAATGGKQVPWDSSSLTGRFEFAARQQIAAAQQSQPQESGASEKEAYEQAVAVGSCGALEAFMRRYPDSFYAELAKERAASACAAPTAEQVASAPSVATATRSVARDGTCERGPFDVDYCASSVLKPSKAIRYEPSMMFDGNRETAWVEGEKDDGLNETLTLHFGKARLLSGFEIINGYDKTESIWQANSRVKTLEATTGDGQTLTVGLQDVRGASRVDFKPAIRTEWLELRIKDVYPGSKYKDTAISELYPVFAD from the coding sequence TTGTCGGGTCTGCTCAGGACATTCGCTGCGGTCGCGACCCTGCTCGCCGTCCTGTCGCTGCCGGCGCTGGCCGACAGGCGCATCGCGCTCGTCGTCGGCAATTCCGACTACCAGCATATCGCCAAGCTCGCCAATCCGAGGAATGACGCCGAAGACCTGTCGAAGCAACTCGCGGGTCTCGGCTTCGAGGTGATGGGCGGCACGGATCTCGACCGGCGCTCGTTGGTGGAACAGCTCATAAAATTCGGCCGCGCGGCGGGCACTGCCGACGTCGCGCTGTTCTTCTACGCCGGGCACGGCATCCAGGTGAACGGCCAGAACTATCTCGTGCCGGTCGACGCGATGGTGGAATACGAGGCGGAGGCCGACATTTCGCTCGTGTCGCTGTCCGGCGTGCTTCAGCAGATGGAGCGCGGCTCGGAAACCAACCTCATCTTCCTCGACGCCTGCCGCAACAACCCTTTCGCCGACCAGCTGGCGCGCTCGGAAAACCGCTCGGCGCAGTCGATCAGCAAGGGCCTCGGCCGCGTGCAGTCCGGCTCCGGCACCTTCATCGCCTTCGCGACGCAGCCGGACGCGGTTGCGTCTGATGGCGCCGGGCGCAATTCGCCTTTCACCGGCGCGCTGCTCAAGCACATTTCGGCTCCCGGCCAGTCGATCTCCGACCTGATGATCGAGGTGCGCAACGACGTGATGGCGGCGACCGGCGGCAAGCAGGTACCATGGGATTCCTCCTCGCTCACCGGCCGTTTCGAGTTCGCCGCGCGCCAGCAGATCGCCGCCGCGCAGCAATCGCAGCCGCAGGAAAGCGGCGCGTCCGAGAAGGAAGCCTATGAGCAGGCGGTCGCCGTCGGCAGCTGCGGCGCGCTGGAAGCCTTCATGCGGCGTTATCCCGACAGTTTCTATGCCGAGCTCGCGAAGGAGCGGGCGGCTTCGGCCTGCGCCGCGCCGACTGCCGAGCAGGTCGCGAGCGCTCCTTCCGTGGCGACCGCGACGCGTTCGGTGGCGCGCGACGGCACCTGCGAGCGCGGTCCTTTCGATGTCGACTACTGCGCAAGCTCGGTGCTGAAGCCGAGCAAAGCCATCCGCTACGAGCCGTCCATGATGTTCGACGGCAATCGCGAGACGGCGTGGGTGGAAGGCGAGAAGGATGACGGGCTGAACGAGACGCTGACGCTGCATTTCGGCAAGGCGCGCCTGCTTTCCGGCTTCGAGATCATCAACGGCTACGACAAGACGGAAAGCATCTGGCAGGCGAATTCGCGGGTGAAGACGCTGGAGGCCACGACCGGCGACGGCCAGACGCTGACGGTCGGCCTTCAGGACGTGCGCGGCGCGAGCCGGGTGGATTTCAAGCCGGCGATCCGCACCGAATGGCTGGAACTCCGGATCAAGGACGTCTATCCGGGGTCCAAATACAAGGACACGGCCATCAGCGAGCTTTATCCGGTGTTCGCCGACTGA
- a CDS encoding FAD-dependent oxidoreductase produces the protein MTAGMVIIGAGECGARAAFALRENGYEGPVTLIGAEVHAPYERPPLSKDAITDEAHPAPKHVALAERFAGQGIDLLTGREAVAIDRNARQVRLADGSAIAYDKLLLATGATARTLPMAAAAGERCLTLRTYDDALRIRGLLKPDVRVAIIGGGFIGLELAASARRRGAEAVVIEAQPRILIRGVPEEVARAVAARHQEAGAEIVTGQGISAISTDDDSVVVELGSGRRIEADFLVVGIGASPVTTLAAEAGLVIDNGIAVDSRLRTSDENIFGAGDCCSFPLEIYGGRRVRLESWRNAQDQGAHAARNMLGADEPFGVVPWFWSDQYDLSLQIAGLADGAATVVRRDVGEGAFILFHLGEDGRLLAASGIGPGNAVARDIRLAEMLIGKGVRPDPAELASPDVKLKSLLSR, from the coding sequence ATGACAGCCGGCATGGTCATCATCGGGGCGGGCGAGTGCGGCGCGCGGGCGGCGTTCGCCCTTCGCGAGAACGGCTATGAAGGGCCGGTGACGCTGATCGGCGCGGAAGTCCACGCACCTTACGAGCGGCCGCCGCTCTCCAAGGACGCCATCACCGACGAGGCCCATCCCGCGCCGAAGCATGTGGCGCTGGCGGAGCGCTTCGCCGGGCAGGGCATCGATCTGCTGACGGGGCGCGAGGCGGTCGCCATCGACCGGAACGCCCGGCAGGTGCGTCTCGCCGATGGCTCGGCGATCGCCTACGACAAGCTGCTGCTGGCGACAGGCGCGACGGCGCGCACGCTGCCGATGGCGGCCGCCGCCGGCGAGCGCTGCCTGACGCTGCGCACCTATGACGACGCGTTGCGCATTCGCGGCCTGTTGAAGCCCGACGTGCGCGTCGCGATCATCGGCGGCGGCTTCATCGGGCTGGAGCTTGCCGCCAGCGCCCGCAGGCGCGGCGCAGAAGCGGTGGTGATCGAGGCGCAGCCGCGCATCCTGATTCGCGGGGTGCCGGAGGAGGTCGCGCGAGCCGTCGCCGCGCGGCACCAGGAGGCGGGCGCGGAGATCGTCACGGGGCAGGGGATTTCCGCGATATCGACGGATGATGACTCCGTTGTCGTCGAGCTTGGCTCGGGCCGCAGGATCGAGGCCGATTTCCTCGTCGTCGGCATCGGCGCGTCGCCGGTCACGACGCTGGCCGCCGAAGCTGGCCTCGTCATCGACAACGGCATCGCGGTCGACAGCCGCCTGCGCACCAGCGACGAGAACATTTTTGGGGCGGGAGACTGCTGCTCTTTTCCGCTGGAGATTTACGGCGGCCGGCGCGTGCGGCTGGAATCCTGGCGCAACGCGCAGGATCAGGGCGCGCATGCCGCCCGCAACATGCTGGGCGCGGACGAGCCGTTCGGCGTGGTGCCCTGGTTCTGGTCGGATCAGTACGATCTCAGCCTGCAGATCGCCGGGCTGGCCGATGGCGCGGCGACGGTCGTGCGGCGCGATGTCGGGGAGGGCGCCTTCATCCTCTTCCATCTCGGCGAGGACGGCCGCCTGCTGGCCGCCAGCGGCATCGGCCCCGGCAATGCGGTGGCGCGCGATATAAGGCTGGCGGAGATGCTGATCGGAAAGGGCGTCCGGCCCGATCCGGCTGAACTCGCGTCGCCCGACGTGAAACTGAAGTCGCTGCTTTCGCGGTGA
- a CDS encoding M15 family metallopeptidase: MHLSEVDPSIRQDIRYAGAENFLGRPVKGYAVPACILTRQAAEALTKVQAAFRADGETLVVIDCYRPKRAVADMVEWTKGGRETNAEWYPAVRRNRLVAEGYLARRSAHSRGSTVDLTIAPLDDASAAPDPACGVRGAKTLEFGTGVDCMDPVSATASKDVSETARKSREKLVRLMREAGFRNYAREWWHFTLRDEPFRQPFDFDVTGK; encoded by the coding sequence GTGCATCTGTCCGAGGTCGATCCGTCGATCCGCCAGGACATCCGCTATGCCGGCGCGGAAAATTTCCTCGGGCGTCCGGTCAAGGGCTATGCGGTGCCGGCCTGCATCCTCACCCGTCAAGCCGCCGAGGCGCTGACGAAGGTACAGGCCGCGTTCAGGGCCGACGGTGAGACGCTGGTCGTCATCGACTGCTACCGCCCGAAGCGCGCGGTGGCCGACATGGTCGAATGGACCAAAGGCGGCAGGGAGACCAACGCCGAATGGTATCCCGCAGTGCGGCGCAACCGGCTGGTGGCGGAAGGCTATCTGGCGCGCCGCTCGGCCCATTCGCGCGGCTCGACCGTCGACCTGACCATCGCGCCTCTGGACGACGCGAGTGCGGCGCCAGACCCCGCCTGCGGCGTGCGCGGCGCGAAAACGCTGGAGTTCGGCACGGGCGTCGATTGCATGGACCCGGTCAGCGCCACCGCGTCAAAGGACGTCTCGGAGACGGCGCGGAAAAGCCGCGAAAAGCTCGTCCGGCTGATGAGAGAGGCGGGTTTTCGGAACTATGCCCGCGAATGGTGGCACTTCACGCTTCGCGACGAGCCGTTCAGGCAGCCCTTCGACTTCGACGTGACAGGCAAATAG
- the pbpC gene encoding penicillin-binding protein 1C: MASASLALLVGGGYVALDRLDAAYPPPLPAELTVSTEVLDRDGQLLRAFATVDGRWRLKTAADKVDPEFLKMLVAYEDKRFYDHPGIDVWALGRAALQLGTNGRIVSGGSTLSMQVARLIEPRQSRSFGSKIRQMLRAVQIERRLSKREILDRYLTLAPYGGNLEGVRAASLAYFGKEPRRLTVAEAAMLVALPQLPERRRPDRNPMLAQAARERVLNRMIGAGVLAEGEAERAGLDPIPLKRMALPALAAHLSDDALRANPSAFDHRLTIKKSVQQGLEDVAREAAKKLGPKLSVAMVMADARTGEILGEVGSADFFDSARSGWIDMTKISRSPGSTLKPFIYGLAFEQGMVAQETMIEDRPADFAGYRPRNFDMSYQGDVTVRQALQLSLNVPAIRLLDAVGPSRLIARFRQVGIKLDLPDKQPPGLAIGLGGAGITLRGLVQLYTGLANGGKVNVLRDGTEAVQPTGAGTILDTTATWQVGDMLVGVKPPQGAAPRGIAYKTGTSYGYRDAWSVGYDGRYVLGVWVGRADGGSVPGLSGYVSAAPILFEGFARSGVAAVPLPSPPPGVIRQKQDELPVTLARFSTDESGLVVAKATEPAPRIVFPPDGVRVALNDAVSGAQPLVLKLQGGRAPFRWLANGKPLAELARRRQMTWQPDTTGFSTLTVIDAAGRAASVKVFVE; encoded by the coding sequence ATCGCCAGCGCGTCGCTGGCCCTTCTCGTCGGCGGCGGCTACGTCGCGCTCGACCGGCTGGACGCGGCCTATCCGCCGCCGCTCCCTGCCGAACTGACCGTCTCGACGGAAGTGCTCGACCGCGACGGCCAATTGCTCCGCGCCTTCGCCACGGTCGACGGCCGCTGGCGGCTGAAGACGGCGGCCGACAAGGTCGATCCCGAATTCCTCAAAATGCTGGTCGCCTATGAGGACAAGCGTTTTTACGATCATCCCGGCATCGATGTCTGGGCGCTCGGCCGCGCCGCCTTGCAGCTCGGCACCAATGGGCGCATCGTCTCCGGCGGGTCGACGCTTTCCATGCAGGTCGCGCGGCTGATCGAGCCCCGCCAGAGCCGCAGCTTCGGCTCGAAAATCCGGCAGATGCTGCGCGCGGTGCAGATCGAGCGCCGCCTGTCGAAGCGCGAAATCCTCGACCGCTACCTGACGCTTGCCCCCTATGGCGGCAATCTGGAAGGCGTGCGCGCCGCCTCGCTGGCCTATTTCGGCAAGGAGCCGAGACGCCTGACGGTCGCCGAGGCCGCCATGCTGGTGGCGCTGCCGCAGCTTCCCGAACGCCGCCGCCCGGATCGCAACCCGATGCTGGCGCAGGCGGCGCGCGAGCGCGTGCTCAACCGCATGATCGGCGCCGGCGTGCTGGCCGAAGGCGAAGCCGAGCGCGCCGGGCTCGACCCGATTCCGCTGAAACGCATGGCGCTGCCGGCGCTCGCCGCCCATCTGTCGGACGACGCGCTGCGCGCCAACCCCTCCGCCTTCGACCACAGGCTCACGATAAAAAAGAGTGTGCAGCAGGGTCTCGAGGACGTGGCGCGCGAGGCGGCGAAGAAGCTCGGCCCGAAACTCTCGGTCGCCATGGTGATGGCCGACGCGCGCACCGGCGAGATTCTCGGCGAGGTTGGCTCGGCCGATTTCTTCGATTCCGCCCGCTCGGGCTGGATCGACATGACGAAGATCTCACGCTCGCCGGGCTCGACCCTAAAACCTTTCATATACGGCCTCGCCTTCGAGCAGGGCATGGTCGCGCAGGAGACGATGATCGAGGACCGGCCGGCCGATTTCGCCGGCTATCGGCCGCGCAATTTCGACATGTCGTATCAGGGCGACGTGACGGTGCGGCAGGCCCTCCAGCTTTCGCTCAACGTGCCGGCGATCCGCCTGCTCGATGCGGTCGGCCCGTCGCGGCTCATCGCGCGTTTCCGGCAGGTCGGCATAAAACTCGACCTTCCCGACAAGCAGCCGCCCGGCCTCGCCATCGGTCTCGGCGGCGCTGGCATCACGCTGCGCGGCCTCGTGCAGCTATACACGGGACTGGCGAATGGCGGCAAGGTGAACGTCCTGCGCGACGGCACGGAAGCCGTTCAGCCGACAGGCGCGGGCACGATCCTCGACACTACCGCCACATGGCAGGTCGGCGACATGCTGGTCGGCGTGAAACCGCCGCAAGGAGCGGCACCGCGCGGCATCGCCTACAAGACCGGCACCAGCTACGGCTACCGCGACGCATGGTCGGTCGGCTATGACGGCCGCTACGTCCTGGGCGTCTGGGTCGGCCGCGCCGACGGCGGCTCGGTGCCGGGCCTTTCCGGCTATGTCTCGGCGGCACCCATCCTGTTCGAGGGATTTGCCCGCTCGGGCGTCGCCGCCGTGCCGCTGCCCTCCCCGCCTCCCGGCGTGATCCGCCAGAAGCAGGACGAGCTGCCGGTGACGTTGGCGCGCTTCTCCACCGACGAGTCCGGTCTGGTCGTGGCCAAGGCGACCGAGCCCGCGCCGCGCATCGTCTTCCCGCCGGACGGCGTGCGCGTGGCGCTGAACGATGCCGTCAGCGGCGCGCAACCGCTGGTTTTGAAGCTGCAGGGCGGTCGCGCGCCGTTCCGCTGGCTCGCCAACGGCAAGCCGCTCGCCGAACTCGCCCGCCGCCGACAGATGACATGGCAGCCCGACACGACGGGCTTTTCCACGCTCACCGTCATCGACGCCGCCGGCCGCGCCGCGAGTGTCAAGGTGTTCGTCGAGTGA
- a CDS encoding alpha-2-macroglobulin family protein, translating to MASLVTGQAFAQARTVVTTENSDYFGFDLRTEPNVSLDRCKTICLADEGCRAFTYNTKAKWCFLKSDFNTIKPFTGAVAGKVVNLNGDPDIGAPTTLSFFPEWMATEAQNYRRLIVNPAQPVTEGLNTLVDSGDSAMLTGDPRTAMQKYKAALAISPDDAAVWIDLANAVLAVQAINGQESYSLRNDATSSAYNAYLVTRTAAQRADALAKIAVGLDKRDLFRPALQAYEASLLLVNSPAIRAEYEDLKVRKGFRVVNHSVDSDTATPRVCAQFSEALVKTGVDYSTFVTIDNQAPKAVEAKDQQICVEGLEHGRQYSVAFRPGLPAAIGEVIESPIVLSVYIQDRSPTVRFTGDGFVLPSTARRGIPLVTVNMNSADLKLYRINDRSLPQLVSGYQFLRQLDGYDLSNISDQMGEPVWEGKIDVASELNKEVTTSFPVDEALPQRKPGIYVLTATPENDTRNTWESRATQWFVVSDIGLSTYTGQDGLTVFARSLGTAKPMADAELSLLSRNNEVLGTAKTDAGGKAVFQPGLTRGEGGMVPAVLMASLAGSDFVFLDMTKAGFDLSDRGVQGRAAPGALDVYAWTERGIYRVGEEVHVAALARNADATAVEKLPLTFIFTRPDGVEERRTVSDGEMAGGHAVPLPLSPNAMRGTWTVAIHTDPKEPAVATQMFLVEDFVPDRIEFDLTADKTEIAADETATMTVDGRFLYGAPAAGLALEGDVTLTTTRQWDVFKGYWFGLADEQEGEATRTPLANLPLVGDDGKATFPVTIDALPSTTRLVDAKVTVRMRETGGRAVERSTDINIRPQGDMIGIRPDFADSVPQGGTAKFSVIATDNEGQRKAENGLVWSLVKVEREYQWYRNGNSWNYEPVTLTTAVADGTIDATTDKEASISVPVDWGRYRLEVESADPEGPATSYEFDAGWYVSATSTETPDGLEIALDKDAYQPGDVAKLKVSPRFAGEMLVTIGAERLLKTVTATVPADGATIDIPVDAEWGAGAYVTATLFRPGDAQESRMPARAIGLKWLQIAPGAKQLSVALTPPAKTEPRQTLSIPVEVKGAAENDNAYVMVAAVDVGILNLTSYKAPDPSDWFFGQRMLGLEIRDIYGRLIDGSLGVMGKLRTGGDGGNLSPQGSPPKEKLVAFFEGPVQLDRDGKATVNFDIPQFNGTVRVMAVAWTKNAVGEASTDVVVRDPIVLTAGMPRFMAPGDSATMRLDISNTDAPDGEYALSVEPAGNLTVGTGEFPDTVNLAGGKRQTMSIPLTAVAPGDSGVTVRLANASGLTVEQQLYLPIRPSALPVTTRMVVDLGPNKSLRVDEQLLAASVLEGASVSLNVSPAAAFDVASLLMSLDRYPYGCAEQTTSRALPLLYVSELSKPFGLPDDPQLRERIQDAVYRVLNYQASAGSFGLWSPGSGDLWLDAYVTDFLSRAREQNYDVPSKALVQALNNLQNSISYDVDVQDRGSEIAYALYVLARNKKASVGDLRYYADTKLEGFTSPLAIAHLAASLALYGDMQRSEQTFQAALQLARSKPENDWYRSDYGSRLRDGAAMLALAAETKPMPSVTPELIKLVSAERQRYTWLSTQDQAWLVLAARAFASNTGGVTLNVDGQPHTGALSRTVTGDDLVANPIVVRNDGKDALQAVVTTVAAPKQPLPAGGDGFTIKRTYYTLDGKQANITEAKQNERYVVVVEATNSNRWQSRVLIQDLLPAGFEIDNPGLVSSADLSNFSWLPETSAAHLEFRDDRFVAAFDPDQASGSMTLAYVVRAVTPGVYVHPAAYVEDMYRPQFSARTATGMMEVKAE from the coding sequence ATGGCGTCCCTGGTGACGGGACAGGCCTTCGCGCAGGCGCGCACCGTCGTCACGACGGAGAACAGCGACTATTTCGGCTTCGATCTGAGGACCGAACCGAACGTCTCGCTCGACCGCTGCAAGACCATATGCCTTGCCGATGAAGGCTGCCGGGCCTTCACCTACAACACCAAGGCGAAATGGTGCTTCCTGAAGTCCGACTTCAACACCATCAAGCCGTTCACCGGGGCGGTGGCAGGCAAGGTCGTCAACCTGAACGGCGATCCGGATATCGGCGCGCCCACCACTCTTTCCTTCTTCCCCGAATGGATGGCGACCGAGGCGCAGAACTACCGCCGCCTGATCGTCAATCCGGCGCAGCCCGTCACGGAAGGCCTCAACACGCTGGTCGATTCCGGCGATTCGGCCATGCTGACCGGGGATCCGCGCACCGCCATGCAGAAATATAAGGCGGCGCTCGCCATCTCCCCCGACGATGCGGCGGTCTGGATCGATCTCGCCAACGCCGTGCTCGCCGTTCAGGCGATCAACGGCCAGGAGAGCTATTCCCTGCGCAACGACGCGACGTCATCGGCCTACAACGCCTATCTCGTAACGCGCACCGCCGCGCAGCGCGCCGATGCGCTGGCCAAGATCGCCGTCGGCCTCGACAAGCGCGATCTCTTCCGCCCGGCGCTTCAGGCCTATGAGGCCAGCCTGCTGCTCGTCAATTCGCCGGCCATCCGCGCCGAATATGAGGACCTGAAGGTGCGAAAAGGCTTCCGCGTCGTCAACCACAGTGTCGATTCCGATACGGCGACCCCGCGCGTCTGCGCGCAGTTCTCCGAGGCGCTGGTGAAGACCGGCGTCGATTATTCGACCTTCGTCACCATCGACAATCAGGCGCCGAAGGCCGTCGAAGCCAAGGACCAGCAGATCTGCGTCGAGGGGCTGGAGCACGGCAGGCAATACAGCGTCGCCTTCCGCCCCGGTCTGCCGGCTGCGATCGGCGAGGTCATCGAGAGCCCCATCGTGCTCTCCGTCTACATCCAGGACCGCTCGCCGACCGTGCGCTTCACCGGCGACGGCTTCGTGCTGCCCTCGACGGCCCGGCGCGGCATTCCGCTGGTCACCGTCAACATGAATTCGGCCGACCTGAAGCTCTACCGGATCAACGACCGCTCGCTGCCGCAGCTCGTCTCGGGCTACCAGTTCCTGCGGCAGCTCGACGGCTACGATCTCTCCAACATTTCCGACCAGATGGGCGAGCCGGTCTGGGAGGGCAAGATCGATGTCGCCAGCGAGCTGAACAAGGAAGTCACCACCAGCTTCCCGGTGGACGAGGCGCTGCCCCAGCGCAAGCCGGGCATCTATGTGCTGACCGCGACGCCGGAGAACGACACCCGCAACACCTGGGAGTCGCGCGCCACCCAGTGGTTCGTCGTCTCCGACATCGGCCTTTCGACCTATACCGGGCAGGACGGGCTGACCGTCTTCGCGCGCTCGCTCGGCACGGCCAAGCCGATGGCCGACGCCGAACTGTCGCTCCTGTCGCGCAACAACGAAGTGCTCGGCACCGCGAAGACCGACGCCGGGGGCAAGGCCGTGTTCCAGCCGGGCCTGACGCGCGGCGAAGGCGGCATGGTTCCGGCCGTGCTGATGGCGAGCCTTGCCGGCAGCGACTTCGTCTTCCTCGACATGACCAAGGCGGGCTTCGACCTGTCGGATCGCGGCGTCCAGGGCCGCGCCGCGCCCGGCGCGTTGGACGTCTATGCGTGGACGGAGCGCGGCATATACCGCGTCGGCGAGGAGGTGCATGTCGCCGCCCTTGCCCGCAACGCGGACGCGACGGCGGTCGAAAAACTGCCGCTCACCTTCATCTTCACGCGCCCCGACGGCGTCGAGGAAAGGCGCACCGTCAGCGACGGCGAGATGGCGGGCGGCCATGCCGTCCCCCTGCCGCTCTCGCCCAACGCCATGCGCGGCACCTGGACGGTCGCCATCCATACCGATCCCAAGGAGCCGGCGGTCGCCACGCAGATGTTCCTCGTCGAGGACTTCGTGCCGGATCGCATCGAGTTCGACCTGACCGCCGACAAGACGGAGATCGCGGCCGACGAGACGGCGACCATGACCGTCGACGGCCGCTTCCTCTACGGCGCGCCCGCCGCCGGCCTCGCGCTGGAGGGCGACGTCACGCTCACCACGACGCGCCAATGGGATGTCTTCAAGGGCTACTGGTTCGGCCTTGCGGACGAGCAGGAGGGCGAAGCGACCCGGACGCCGCTGGCGAACCTGCCGCTGGTCGGCGACGACGGCAAGGCGACCTTCCCGGTCACCATAGACGCCCTGCCCTCCACCACGCGTCTGGTCGACGCCAAGGTGACGGTGCGCATGCGCGAGACGGGCGGCCGCGCGGTCGAGCGCTCCACCGACATCAACATCCGCCCGCAGGGCGACATGATCGGCATACGGCCGGATTTTGCCGACTCCGTTCCGCAGGGCGGGACCGCGAAGTTCAGCGTCATCGCCACGGACAATGAGGGCCAGCGCAAGGCCGAGAATGGCCTCGTCTGGTCGCTGGTCAAGGTGGAGCGCGAGTACCAGTGGTATCGCAACGGCAATTCATGGAACTACGAGCCGGTGACGCTGACCACGGCCGTCGCCGACGGCACGATCGATGCGACCACGGACAAGGAAGCGTCGATCTCCGTGCCCGTGGATTGGGGCCGCTATCGGCTGGAAGTGGAGAGCGCCGATCCGGAAGGTCCGGCGACGAGCTACGAATTCGACGCCGGCTGGTACGTCTCCGCCACCTCGACGGAGACGCCGGACGGGCTCGAGATCGCGCTCGACAAGGACGCCTATCAGCCGGGCGACGTGGCGAAGCTCAAGGTCTCGCCGCGCTTTGCCGGCGAGATGCTGGTGACCATCGGCGCCGAGCGCCTGTTGAAGACCGTCACGGCCACGGTGCCGGCTGACGGCGCGACCATCGACATTCCGGTGGACGCGGAATGGGGCGCGGGCGCCTATGTCACCGCCACGCTTTTCCGTCCGGGAGACGCGCAGGAATCGCGCATGCCGGCGCGCGCCATCGGCCTGAAATGGCTGCAGATCGCGCCGGGTGCAAAGCAGCTTTCCGTCGCGCTGACGCCGCCGGCAAAGACCGAGCCCCGCCAGACGCTCTCGATCCCGGTCGAAGTGAAGGGCGCGGCCGAGAACGACAACGCCTACGTCATGGTCGCGGCCGTCGATGTCGGCATCCTCAACCTCACGAGCTACAAGGCGCCTGACCCGAGCGATTGGTTCTTCGGCCAGCGCATGCTCGGGCTGGAAATCCGCGACATCTATGGTCGTCTGATCGACGGCTCGCTCGGCGTCATGGGCAAGCTCAGGACCGGCGGTGACGGCGGCAATCTCAGCCCGCAGGGCAGCCCGCCGAAGGAAAAGCTGGTCGCCTTCTTCGAAGGTCCGGTCCAGCTCGACCGCGACGGCAAGGCGACCGTCAACTTCGACATTCCGCAGTTCAACGGCACCGTGCGCGTAATGGCCGTCGCGTGGACGAAGAATGCGGTCGGAGAGGCTTCGACCGATGTGGTGGTGCGCGATCCGATCGTGCTCACCGCCGGCATGCCGCGCTTCATGGCCCCCGGCGATTCGGCCACGATGCGGCTCGACATCTCGAACACGGACGCGCCAGACGGCGAATATGCGCTGTCGGTCGAGCCGGCCGGCAACCTCACCGTCGGCACCGGCGAGTTCCCCGACACGGTGAACCTCGCGGGCGGCAAGCGACAGACCATGAGCATCCCGCTGACGGCGGTCGCGCCCGGCGATTCCGGTGTGACCGTCCGGCTCGCCAATGCGTCCGGCCTGACGGTTGAGCAGCAGCTCTATCTGCCGATCCGCCCGTCCGCCCTGCCCGTCACCACGCGCATGGTGGTCGATCTCGGGCCGAACAAGAGCCTGCGCGTCGACGAGCAGCTGCTCGCGGCCAGCGTGCTGGAAGGCGCGTCGGTCAGCCTCAACGTCTCGCCGGCGGCCGCCTTCGACGTGGCCTCGCTGCTGATGTCGCTCGACCGATATCCCTATGGCTGCGCCGAACAGACGACGAGCCGCGCTTTGCCGCTGCTCTATGTGAGCGAACTGTCGAAGCCGTTCGGCCTGCCGGACGACCCGCAATTGCGCGAGCGCATCCAGGACGCCGTCTACCGCGTGCTGAACTATCAGGCCTCGGCCGGCAGCTTCGGTCTCTGGTCACCGGGTTCGGGCGACCTGTGGCTCGACGCCTACGTTACCGACTTCCTGAGCCGCGCCCGCGAACAGAACTACGACGTGCCATCCAAGGCGCTCGTCCAGGCGCTGAACAATCTGCAGAACTCGATCTCCTACGACGTCGACGTGCAGGATCGCGGCAGCGAGATCGCCTACGCGCTCTACGTTCTGGCCCGCAACAAGAAAGCGTCGGTCGGCGACCTGCGCTACTATGCAGACACGAAGCTCGAAGGCTTCACCAGCCCGCTGGCGATCGCCCATCTTGCCGCGAGCCTTGCACTCTATGGCGACATGCAGCGGTCCGAGCAGACCTTCCAGGCCGCGCTCCAGCTCGCCAGGTCGAAGCCGGAGAACGACTGGTATCGTTCGGACTACGGCTCGCGGCTGCGCGACGGCGCCGCGATGCTGGCGCTTGCCGCGGAGACGAAGCCGATGCCGTCTGTCACGCCGGAACTCATCAAGCTCGTCTCGGCGGAGCGCCAGCGCTACACATGGCTGAGCACGCAGGATCAGGCGTGGCTGGTGCTGGCCGCCCGCGCCTTCGCCTCCAACACCGGCGGCGTCACGCTCAACGTCGACGGCCAGCCGCACACCGGCGCGCTCTCGCGCACCGTCACCGGCGACGATCTCGTCGCCAATCCGATCGTCGTGAGGAACGACGGCAAGGATGCCTTGCAGGCCGTGGTGACCACCGTCGCAGCGCCGAAGCAGCCGCTGCCGGCCGGCGGTGACGGCTTCACCATCAAGCGCACCTACTACACGCTCGACGGAAAGCAGGCGAACATCACCGAGGCGAAGCAGAACGAACGCTACGTCGTGGTGGTCGAGGCGACGAACTCGAACAGATGGCAATCGCGCGTGCTGATCCAGGACCTGCTGCCGGCCGGCTTCGAGATCGACAATCCGGGGCTGGTCTCCAGCGCCGACCTGTCGAACTTCTCGTGGCTTCCCGAGACCAGCGCCGCGCATCTGGAGTTCCGCGACGACCGCTTCGTCGCGGCCTTCGATCCCGATCAGGCCAGCGGCAGCATGACGCTCGCCTATGTCGTGCGCGCAGTCACGCCGGGCGTCTACGTGCATCCAGCCGCCTATGTCGAGGACATGTATCGCCCGCAGTTCTCCGCCCGCACCGCGACCGGTATGATGGAGGTGAAGGCGGAGTAG